From the Primulina tabacum isolate GXHZ01 chromosome 15, ASM2559414v2, whole genome shotgun sequence genome, one window contains:
- the LOC142525932 gene encoding uncharacterized protein LOC142525932, whose product MCEAAYDNYTENPEAFMELLEEAEKPLYNGCKRYTKLSAIVKLYNTKEKHGMSDALFSDLLMDFGDMLPDNHNMPTKMYDIKHTLSCLALSHEKIHACSNDCILYRKQYKDCVNFPKCGLSLWKLTKKNVENKGVPAKVLWYFPPIPRFKRMFKSLHTSKNLTWLAETTGVPGQLRHPADSPSWKLVDHMWPDFESEPRNLRLALAADGINPYSNLSSRYSCWPIMLVTYNLPPNMCMKRKFIMLTMLISGPKQPGNDIDVYLDVLVEDLQRLWDGVDGVYDAYRRQFFTLKAVLLWTINDFSAYGNPSGCTTHGYYACPVCKEDTCAKHLENGKKMSFVGHRRFLPRFHPYRRQMKEFDGMEEHGGKTKDNVAARLDMVQMGVRPELAPKFGEKRTYLPPAACPFTKKEKLQHFLPILIRDALPKHVRYAIIILCFFFKDICCKVIDVAKLDKLQSDLVVTLCLLEQYFPLSFFDVMIHLTVHLVREVRLCGPVYFRWMYPFERSMKVLKSYVGSRKHPEGCIVQRYSAEEAIEFCSEYLNDLDPIGIPQSNRDPKSNIAGFLACKTPIIVPQVDLQQAHLTVLENTKEVSPYIIEHKYFLKSMFPKKEKDERWIQDAHNKKFIDWFRAKVDAEIDSCNGGTTSTLTWLAHGSRGQVIKYSSYVINGNLSWVANDKGVINNDECGFTLVNMNKIGHKNDSFVLASQVNQVFYIDDPLQKGWSIVLPVPNRCYEGDDDGWTIIPDSRPIDDVDTHCIPAH is encoded by the exons ATGTGTGAGGCAGCATATGATAACTATACAGAAAATCCAGAAGCGTTTATGGAATTATTGGAGGAAGCAGAGAAACCTTTGTATAATGGATGTAAGCGTTACACAAAGTTGAGTGCAATTGTGAAACTATACAACACCAAAGAAAAGCATGGGATGAGTGACGCTCTATTTTCCGATCTACTAATGGATTTTGGGGATATGCTACCAGATAATCACAACATGCCAACCAAAATGTATGATATAAAACATACATTGAGTTGTTTGGCGTTGAGTCATGAAAAGATTCATGCTTGCTCCAATGATTGCATTCTTTATAGGAAGCAATATAAAGACTGCGTAAACTTCCCTAAATGTGGCTTGTCACTGTGGAAGCTAACCAAGAAGAACGTTGAGAATAAAGGTGTTCCTGCAAAGGTGTTGTGGTATTTCCCTCCCATACCAAGATTTAAGCGCATGTTTAAATCTCTACATACCTCCAAAAATTTAACATGGCTTGCAGAAACCACAGGAGTTCCCGGTCAGTTACGTCATCCAGCTGATTCACCATCTTGGAAGTTGGTGGATCATATGTGGCCCGACTTTGAAAGTGAACCAAGAAATCTTCGCCTTGCACTTGCAGCTGATGGCATTAATCCTTATAGCAACCTTAGTAGTCGGTATAGTTGCTGGCCAATTATGTTGGTCACCTATAATCTGCCTCCAAACATGTGTATGAAGAGAAAATTCATCATGCTAACTATGCTCATTTCAGGGCCTAAACAGCCAGGAAACGATATAGATGTCTATCTTGATGTGTTAGTTGAAGATTTGCAACGATTGTGGGATGGAGTTGATGGTGTCTATGATGCTTATCGAAGACAATTTTTCACTCTTAAAGCAGTCTTATTATGGACCATCAATGACTTTTCAGCCTATGGTAACCCTAGTGGATGTACTACACATGGTTATTATGCATGCCCAGTATGCAAAGAAGATACTTGTGCAAAGCATTTGGAAAATGGGAAGAAAATGTCATTTGTTGGTCATAGACGATTCCTACCACGGTTTCATCCATATCGGAGGCAAATGAAAGAGTTCGATGGTATGGAAGAACATGGAG GAAAAACCAAGGACAATGTGGCAGCTAGGTTGGATATGGTTCAAATGGGAGTTAGGCCTGAATTGGCACCTAAATTTGGTGAAAAAAGAACATATCTTCCTCCAGCTGCATGCCCATTCACAAAAAAAGAAAAGTTACAA CATTTCCTGCCAATACTCATACGTGATGCGTTACCAAAACATGTTAGATATGCCATCATAATATtatgcttcttcttcaaagatATTTGTTGCAAGGTGATAGATGTAGCCAAGTTAGATAAGCTGCAATCTGACTTGGTTGTTACACTCTGCTTATTGGAGCAGTATTTCCCCCTTTCTTTCTTCGATGTCATGATTCACTTAACAGTTCATCTTGTTCGAGAAGTTCGTTTATGTGGACCAGTATACTTCCGGTGGATGTACCCGTTCGAAAGATCCATGAAAGTGCTTAAGAGTTATGTAGGCAGTCGAAAACATCCTGAAGGTTGcattgttcagagatattcagCCGAAGAAGCAATTGAGTTTTGTTCGGAATACCTAAATGACCTTGATCCTATTGGGATCCCTCAATCAAATCGCGATCCCAAATCAAACATTGCTGGCTTCTTAGCATGCAAAACACCAATTATAGTGCCACAAGTTGACCTTCAACAAGCACATTTGACTGTGCTGGAAAATACAAAAGAAGTATCTCCCTACATTAT TGAACATAAATATTTCCTGAAGTCAATGTTTCCGAAAAAAGAGAAAGATGAAAGGTGGATACAAGATGCTCACAATAAGAAGTTCATTGACTGGTTTCGTGCAAAG GTGGATGCTGAAATAGATAGCTGCAATGGTGGAACGACATCAACATTGACATGGCTGGCTCATGGTTCACGTGGGCAAGTCATTAAGTATAGTAGTTACGTGATAAATGGCAATTTATCGTGGGTTGCAAATGACAAAGGAGTAATCAACAATGATGAATGTGGATTCACCTTGGTCAATATGAATAAAATAGGGCACAAGAATGACTCATTTGTCCTTGCAAGTCAAGTCAATCAAGTCTTTTATATTGATGACCCATTACAAAAAGGGTGGTCAATTGTACTCCCGGTGCCAAATCGATGTTACGAGGGAGATGATGATGGTTGGACTATTATTCCTGATTCTCGACCGATTGATGATGTTGATACTCATTGTATTCCGGCTCATTAA